Proteins encoded within one genomic window of Verrucomicrobiota bacterium:
- a CDS encoding succinate dehydrogenase cytochrome b subunit, with protein sequence MVSFLKMLFTSSVGRKYIVGITGLALVAFVLVHMVGNLQMFAGTPDKINAYAVLLKSNMFVLWGFRLGLLTCAVLHVWFAILLWTENKVAKEITYEDGKVYKASLASRTMTVSGTIVLAFIVFHILHFTTHTIYPDYSTFEAPLHGQYVHDVYFMVIEGFSVWYVSAFYIISVGLLSLHLSHGIASIFQTLGLKNKKNECFFNALAKIIAIILFLGFASIPVAVLTGVIKAQGDPSSEIYNESNTNSLPEL encoded by the coding sequence ATGGTTTCATTTTTAAAGATGCTCTTTACATCGTCGGTCGGCAGAAAGTATATCGTCGGGATCACTGGTCTGGCCCTTGTGGCCTTTGTCCTTGTGCACATGGTCGGAAATCTCCAAATGTTTGCCGGCACCCCGGATAAGATAAATGCTTATGCCGTCCTGCTTAAAAGCAATATGTTCGTCCTTTGGGGATTCCGCCTCGGGCTTTTGACATGCGCTGTCTTGCACGTCTGGTTTGCGATTCTCCTTTGGACAGAGAATAAAGTGGCAAAGGAAATCACTTACGAAGACGGGAAAGTCTATAAAGCATCACTGGCATCCCGTACAATGACTGTCAGCGGTACGATTGTTCTGGCATTCATCGTTTTTCATATCCTCCATTTCACGACCCATACGATTTATCCGGATTATTCGACCTTTGAAGCCCCGCTCCACGGTCAATATGTCCATGATGTTTATTTTATGGTCATCGAGGGATTTAGTGTCTGGTATGTATCCGCATTCTATATCATTTCCGTGGGTTTACTTTCCTTACACTTGAGCCACGGGATAGCCAGTATTTTCCAGACCCTGGGATTAAAAAACAAAAAGAATGAATGTTTTTTTAATGCCTTGGCTAAAATCATCGCCATCATCCTTTTCTTGGGGTTTGCCTCTATTCCTGTCGCAGTCTTGACCGGAGTAATCAAAGCTCAGGGAGATCCTTCGTCAGAAATTTATAATGAATCCAACACAAACAGTCTGCCAGAGTTATGA
- a CDS encoding DUF3095 domain-containing protein, whose protein sequence is MEGTFQYVDLDGFTDFNGITDDRYFYRVPRDWSIFITDVKGSTKAIEQGRYKDVNTIGAASITVARNVIGKDFPYVFGGDGATLLVPPSDLDTVMGALKSLQELSSVQFGLGLRVGHILVREVEQSGAYIEVAKHELVKGKFVAVFRGGGLALAEKMIKGDEARYSSPDLSVGDPDLTGLSCRWNKIPNKRGKVLSLLVTARGRDSDRLYAGILQFLNNLFDGDFNVANPVNTESLEYKSVQECINDEKRYEGSRFSWRYFYRVFEIIMTVLFFKWNLPALVFDSQRYKQSMRVHSDYRKFDDMLRLVIDCSSGQITLIREYLESLRVRNEIDYGMHESDNALMTCFVQDTQDGNHIHFIDGDNGGYAMAAKQMKKQISERS, encoded by the coding sequence ATGGAAGGGACTTTCCAATACGTGGACCTCGACGGGTTCACCGATTTTAACGGGATCACTGACGACCGCTATTTTTACCGTGTTCCCAGGGACTGGTCTATCTTTATCACGGATGTGAAAGGCTCTACAAAGGCCATTGAGCAGGGTCGTTATAAAGATGTAAATACCATTGGGGCCGCATCGATTACGGTGGCCAGGAACGTTATTGGAAAAGATTTCCCCTACGTTTTTGGCGGGGATGGGGCGACACTGCTCGTGCCACCATCGGATTTGGATACGGTCATGGGTGCTTTAAAGAGTTTGCAGGAATTATCGAGTGTCCAATTTGGGCTCGGCTTGCGGGTGGGGCATATCCTTGTCCGTGAGGTCGAGCAAAGCGGGGCGTATATCGAGGTGGCAAAACACGAGCTTGTAAAAGGAAAATTTGTGGCTGTTTTCCGTGGTGGCGGCTTGGCACTGGCGGAAAAAATGATCAAAGGGGATGAAGCCCGGTACAGTTCCCCAGATTTATCCGTAGGCGACCCTGACCTGACAGGGCTTTCCTGCCGGTGGAATAAGATCCCAAATAAACGGGGAAAGGTTTTATCCCTGCTCGTTACGGCTAGGGGGCGGGATTCTGATCGTCTGTATGCAGGCATCTTGCAGTTCTTGAATAACCTCTTTGATGGTGATTTTAATGTGGCGAATCCGGTAAATACTGAATCGCTCGAGTATAAATCGGTGCAGGAATGTATCAACGATGAGAAACGGTATGAAGGATCCCGCTTTTCATGGCGTTATTTTTACAGAGTGTTTGAGATCATCATGACTGTCTTGTTTTTTAAATGGAATCTCCCAGCTTTGGTTTTTGATTCACAACGTTATAAGCAATCGATGCGGGTTCACTCGGACTACAGGAAATTTGACGACATGCTGCGGCTGGTCATTGATTGTTCATCCGGACAAATCACCTTGATCCGGGAATACTTGGAGTCATTACGTGTTCGTAACGAGATTGATTACGGGATGCACGAGTCGGATAACGCTCTCATGACCTGTTTTGTCCAAGACACGCAGGATGGTAATCATATTCATTTTATCGACGGGGACAACGGGGGATACGCCATGGCTGCTAAACAGATGAAAAAACAAATCAGCGAGCGATCATAA
- a CDS encoding alpha/beta hydrolase, giving the protein MKTLKKHVIRPILLITITLAILYAVVNILGVWIQNYAMFPIPRVYGGILEGESVLPTPSGDKITVLSLDNPAAKQTILFSHGNGEDLNRIEPYLHELRNLGFNVVAYDYRGYGRSEGKPSEKALEEDILSVYEWIIRDKKVSPEQIILLGRSMGGGPSVWLAGQKPVSGLILESTFTSAYEVMLPPLPYYRNPFPTQRRLRNLRVPVLFIHGTADLLIQPHHARKNFEAAHEPKQIVWIQGAGHNDAYQTDPRTYQESILQFSRKLNDSTTAVSKSVD; this is encoded by the coding sequence ATGAAAACGTTAAAAAAACACGTAATCCGCCCTATCCTCCTCATCACCATTACCTTGGCCATCCTTTATGCCGTGGTGAATATCCTTGGAGTCTGGATCCAAAATTACGCCATGTTTCCCATCCCGCGTGTGTATGGGGGGATTTTGGAGGGTGAATCAGTTCTTCCCACCCCCTCCGGGGATAAAATCACGGTCTTGTCCCTCGATAACCCGGCGGCAAAACAAACCATCCTCTTTAGCCATGGTAACGGTGAGGATTTAAACCGGATCGAACCCTATTTGCACGAACTCCGAAATCTTGGATTTAATGTCGTGGCTTACGATTACCGCGGCTACGGGCGCAGTGAGGGCAAACCTAGTGAAAAAGCCCTCGAAGAGGATATCCTGAGTGTCTATGAATGGATCATCCGTGACAAGAAAGTCTCACCGGAACAAATCATCCTTTTGGGCCGCTCCATGGGTGGAGGGCCTTCCGTATGGCTCGCCGGACAAAAACCTGTGTCAGGACTCATCTTGGAAAGCACATTCACGAGTGCCTATGAAGTGATGCTTCCACCCCTGCCTTATTACCGGAATCCTTTTCCTACTCAAAGACGCCTGCGCAATTTGCGCGTGCCCGTGCTTTTTATCCACGGAACAGCCGACCTGCTCATCCAACCCCACCATGCCCGGAAGAATTTTGAGGCAGCGCATGAACCAAAACAAATTGTTTGGATTCAAGGAGCGGGACACAATGATGCGTACCAGACTGATCCGAGGACTTATCAGGAATCCATCCTGCAATTTTCCCGCAAATTAAATGATTCAACAACTGCCGTCTCGAAGTCGGTGGATTGA
- a CDS encoding DUF1460 domain-containing protein: MKKLKSRLVFICIILGILIYSPLSLRAEKLPFNTVFKGTDKFYQLVGRAQKENWRSLPIGERTDAVGLALCGTPYKGFTLEIDNHIEAASVNLNGLDCWTFFEISLGFARMLKMKPDHYKPEDLLKMIELERYRGGRCDGGYLSRIHFLEELFHDNENRGLCKNITRELGGVPIQRQIREMTVAWRSYRYLKYNPSLRPQMTQIENRVSRLPVYYIPKSKVARIEPKLKDGDIIAIVCRDSGAYTSHVGLAYRDANGVLRFMHASSRHRKVLVDKELSAYLKGSSEKIGIIVARPNDLPASMAQTSN, from the coding sequence ATGAAAAAGTTAAAATCCCGCTTGGTTTTCATTTGCATCATTTTGGGTATTCTCATTTATAGTCCATTATCACTCCGGGCAGAGAAACTCCCCTTTAATACTGTTTTTAAAGGAACCGATAAATTCTACCAACTCGTCGGCCGCGCCCAAAAGGAAAACTGGAGGTCACTGCCGATTGGTGAACGCACAGATGCCGTTGGTTTGGCATTATGCGGGACACCCTACAAAGGATTCACCCTCGAAATAGATAACCATATTGAGGCCGCCTCGGTAAACCTTAACGGCCTGGATTGTTGGACCTTTTTCGAAATTTCGCTGGGTTTTGCCCGTATGCTCAAAATGAAACCCGATCATTACAAACCCGAAGATCTCCTGAAAATGATCGAGCTTGAACGCTACCGCGGGGGCCGGTGTGATGGCGGCTATCTATCCCGCATCCATTTCCTGGAGGAGCTTTTCCACGACAATGAAAATCGTGGCCTGTGCAAGAATATAACACGGGAACTGGGCGGGGTGCCGATCCAGCGACAAATACGGGAAATGACCGTCGCTTGGCGTTCCTACCGCTATCTCAAATATAATCCCTCCCTGCGCCCTCAGATGACACAAATCGAAAACCGAGTCTCCCGCTTGCCCGTTTACTACATTCCCAAAAGCAAGGTCGCCCGGATCGAGCCCAAACTCAAAGACGGGGATATCATCGCTATCGTTTGCCGAGACAGTGGGGCATACACCTCCCATGTCGGCCTCGCTTACCGTGATGCCAATGGTGTATTGCGTTTCATGCACGCTTCATCGCGTCACAGGAAGGTGCTTGTCGATAAGGAGCTCAGTGCGTATTTAAAAGGTTCCTCCGAAAAAATCGGGATCATTGTCGCCCGTCCAAATGATTTACCGGCATCTATGGCGCAAACATCAAATTAA
- a CDS encoding pyrimidine/purine nucleoside phosphorylase codes for MSFTENFENVSVVCKANVYFDGKVASHTVQFVDGSKKTLGLIYPGSFKFDTGVPEVMEIISGETKVRQAGQTEWTSYGAGTAFEVPGKSYFEISVDSGIAQYICSFK; via the coding sequence ATGTCATTCACCGAAAATTTTGAAAATGTCAGTGTTGTTTGTAAAGCTAATGTCTATTTCGATGGCAAGGTAGCCAGTCATACCGTGCAATTTGTGGACGGATCAAAAAAAACACTGGGGTTGATTTACCCCGGCAGCTTTAAATTTGACACAGGTGTACCCGAGGTCATGGAGATTATCTCAGGGGAAACGAAAGTCCGCCAAGCCGGGCAGACTGAGTGGACGTCTTATGGGGCCGGCACAGCTTTCGAAGTCCCCGGGAAATCTTATTTTGAAATCTCCGTTGATTCCGGGATTGCCCAATATATCTGTTCCTTCAAATAA
- a CDS encoding glutaredoxin, with protein MSQTPKIIAYLKPSCGWSMGIRAILTKYNLSFEDRDIINDSTQYMEMVQKSGQRLSPCVEINGIMIPDISGEELEQWMITNGVVNQNSAPTDVPINQPCAHEMESHTVQFKE; from the coding sequence ATGAGCCAAACACCTAAAATTATTGCCTATTTAAAGCCCTCTTGCGGTTGGAGCATGGGCATCCGCGCCATCCTGACAAAATATAATTTATCCTTCGAAGACCGTGATATCATCAATGATTCCACCCAATACATGGAAATGGTCCAGAAATCCGGCCAACGCCTTTCCCCTTGTGTCGAGATTAATGGCATCATGATTCCTGATATCAGCGGCGAAGAGCTGGAGCAATGGATGATCACAAATGGTGTGGTTAACCAAAATAGCGCTCCTACTGACGTACCTATTAACCAACCCTGCGCCCACGAAATGGAAAGCCACACGGTTCAATTCAAGGAATAA
- a CDS encoding deoxyguanosinetriphosphate triphosphohydrolase, with protein sequence MSHWQKLLSWQRLGKKISPAQDPARSQFQMDYDRLVFSSAFRRLQDKTQVVPLPQSDYVRTRLTHSLEVSCIARTLGTLIGREICSRRNSGLKQIAATDFGAICAAAALAHDIGNPPFGHFGEDAIRHWFKTSPLARRICDSGVLSPGQIADIANYEGNAQGFRIVTRLQMPDNDGGMQLTYATLGAFTKYPRVSLLPPSFIRGERRSMKKFGIFSSEKDYFIQVANHLGLAPFSPGDCVFQRHPLAFVTEAADDISYRVIDFEDGFRMGLIDYKTILSLFGQLAGKTALAAALKKTRNQRARIEYLRARAINNLAELAVTSFLDNEGDILSGKFDQSLIDTIGLQKPLKQIENISIDKIYGGATTLEVELAGCEVIGYLLERFVTAVEDVFVSGKNSSPLSRKLLELIPEQFVGPGQKPVDSAYTRLMLILDYVSGMTDSYAVSLYKKLHGINLPAR encoded by the coding sequence ATGAGTCACTGGCAAAAACTTTTATCCTGGCAACGTCTCGGCAAAAAAATCTCCCCCGCACAAGATCCGGCACGTTCGCAATTCCAAATGGATTATGACCGTCTGGTCTTTTCGAGCGCCTTTCGGCGCCTCCAAGACAAAACGCAAGTAGTCCCCCTGCCCCAAAGTGACTATGTCCGCACCCGGCTGACACACAGTCTCGAGGTGTCCTGTATCGCACGGACTCTGGGGACACTCATTGGCAGGGAAATATGCAGCCGCAGAAATTCCGGGCTAAAACAAATTGCTGCGACGGATTTCGGCGCGATTTGTGCGGCAGCGGCGCTGGCCCACGACATCGGGAACCCACCCTTTGGCCACTTTGGCGAGGATGCCATCCGGCATTGGTTCAAGACCTCGCCACTCGCGCGCCGGATTTGCGACTCGGGGGTCCTCTCTCCAGGACAAATTGCTGACATCGCAAATTACGAGGGAAATGCCCAGGGTTTCCGTATCGTCACACGCTTACAAATGCCCGATAATGATGGAGGGATGCAATTAACCTATGCCACTTTGGGAGCCTTTACAAAATATCCCCGGGTTTCACTCTTACCACCGTCATTTATTCGTGGGGAACGCCGCAGTATGAAAAAATTTGGCATATTCTCTTCGGAAAAAGATTATTTCATCCAAGTCGCGAACCATCTAGGTCTAGCGCCGTTTTCACCCGGGGACTGTGTCTTCCAGCGGCACCCCTTAGCTTTTGTGACAGAGGCTGCAGACGACATTTCCTACCGGGTCATCGATTTTGAAGACGGCTTCCGGATGGGCCTCATCGACTACAAAACCATTTTGTCCCTTTTTGGGCAGCTCGCCGGAAAAACGGCCTTGGCGGCAGCGCTTAAAAAGACCCGGAACCAACGTGCCCGGATCGAATATCTCAGGGCGCGAGCGATCAATAACCTCGCCGAACTCGCAGTAACGTCCTTCCTCGACAATGAGGGGGATATATTATCCGGCAAATTCGACCAATCCCTCATTGATACCATCGGACTCCAAAAACCGTTGAAGCAAATCGAAAATATCTCCATCGATAAAATCTATGGGGGCGCCACGACTCTAGAGGTCGAGCTCGCAGGCTGCGAAGTCATCGGTTACCTGCTGGAAAGATTTGTCACTGCCGTGGAAGATGTTTTCGTCTCGGGCAAAAATTCCTCACCCCTCTCGCGCAAATTGCTCGAGCTCATACCCGAGCAATTTGTCGGGCCCGGACAAAAACCGGTCGACTCCGCTTACACGCGCCTCATGCTTATCCTCGATTACGTCTCGGGGATGACCGACTCCTACGCCGTGAGTCTTTATAAAAAACTCCACGGGATCAACCTTCCCGCAAGATAA
- a CDS encoding NADH-quinone oxidoreductase subunit I, with translation MNFPGLGIIKGMAVTAENFLRSFSRADRLFTTEYPEERIALQENYRNFPFLVYDDAPENMRCVACKICEKECPPQCISIEEDRDEKGKVIRRPKVFDIDYSVCMGCQICVEVCPFDAIKMDHEYELSTDNRFDGLLFHRDELLKPADQYEKMHPTEGAIVNAKIREQIEKKKKAEAAKAAAAAQKPAPVGEK, from the coding sequence ATGAATTTCCCGGGTTTAGGCATTATAAAGGGGATGGCGGTGACTGCGGAGAATTTCCTGCGCAGTTTCTCACGGGCAGACAGGCTTTTTACCACGGAATATCCGGAGGAACGCATCGCGCTCCAGGAAAATTACCGTAATTTCCCGTTTTTAGTTTATGATGATGCACCGGAGAATATGCGTTGTGTGGCGTGCAAGATTTGCGAAAAAGAGTGTCCCCCGCAGTGTATTTCTATCGAGGAAGACCGTGATGAAAAAGGCAAAGTCATCCGCAGGCCAAAAGTTTTTGATATTGATTACTCCGTTTGTATGGGGTGCCAGATTTGTGTCGAGGTCTGCCCTTTTGACGCGATCAAGATGGATCATGAATATGAACTGTCCACGGACAACCGTTTTGACGGATTACTCTTCCATCGTGATGAGCTGCTGAAGCCCGCTGATCAATATGAAAAAATGCACCCGACCGAAGGGGCAATCGTAAACGCCAAAATCCGCGAGCAAATCGAGAAAAAGAAAAAAGCCGAAGCTGCCAAAGCCGCCGCTGCCGCACAAAAACCTGCCCCAGTTGGGGAAAAATAA
- a CDS encoding DUF4339 domain-containing protein has product MQFYITRQGGQSGPFSEAEFNRMTKEGKITPTDYIWHEPLTEWILFKDFDALRVKPAEKEYTKYYKVDSRKLSFGECWSFSRGKFHLFLFVSLLKILRIPFKLSEGLPEAREYKDLQIREDELPIEALLSFRDHTIPAAQKGFDLVSYATLANNLMPSSTYVADYLHQDHTTILRLFFSHTETLTVTVLTLVTYLDNGTTVTTTTRDNGFKTPPHKIKYIIKTDDLDKILHPHLSKVKKHSSGVNVSLTTSTEEFGQRAFQTEKEFCEYNIARGVLVEMTPDEIAAVKMSRSKLRAT; this is encoded by the coding sequence ATGCAATTTTACATCACCAGACAAGGAGGGCAGTCCGGGCCGTTTTCTGAGGCTGAATTCAACCGCATGACCAAGGAAGGAAAAATCACCCCCACTGATTATATCTGGCATGAGCCACTCACGGAATGGATCCTTTTTAAAGACTTCGATGCTTTACGGGTAAAACCAGCGGAAAAGGAATACACAAAATATTATAAGGTCGACAGCCGGAAACTCTCCTTCGGTGAGTGCTGGAGCTTTTCCCGAGGCAAATTCCACCTATTCCTATTTGTGAGCCTCTTGAAGATACTGCGTATCCCCTTTAAACTTTCTGAAGGCCTACCCGAAGCCCGGGAATACAAGGATCTCCAGATCAGGGAGGATGAGCTCCCCATTGAAGCATTACTTTCATTTCGTGATCATACGATCCCTGCTGCACAAAAAGGTTTCGATCTAGTCTCCTACGCGACCCTCGCCAATAACCTGATGCCTTCGTCGACTTATGTGGCGGATTATTTGCATCAGGACCACACGACTATTCTGAGACTCTTTTTTTCACACACGGAGACCCTCACGGTCACCGTCCTGACCTTGGTCACTTATTTGGACAATGGCACAACGGTCACTACGACCACCCGTGATAACGGATTTAAAACGCCTCCTCACAAGATCAAATACATCATCAAAACGGATGACCTCGATAAAATCCTCCACCCACATCTCTCCAAGGTAAAAAAACATTCCTCCGGAGTGAATGTAAGCCTCACGACCTCTACTGAGGAATTTGGGCAACGGGCTTTCCAAACGGAAAAAGAATTCTGCGAATACAACATCGCCCGCGGGGTACTCGTCGAAATGACGCCTGATGAAATCGCCGCCGTCAAAATGTCCCGTTCAAAACTCAGGGCCACGTGA
- a CDS encoding sulfotransferase → MLVAVGRLLDSLFFRGFYKQKVEAPVFIVAPPRSGTTLTQNLMSLDDERFVHVKLYQTIFPSVSFQKAIHKLSRIDKKMGHPLGNLMSWVERKCFGGWDNLHKMRLAQPEEDDAFFLYCFVSEAIFLLFPYVDELWEAGFPDHLPEDARRKVMRFYRSCLERHLYVNGPRKTLLSKATQSSGAVDSLNVEFPDAKFITIVRHPYKSVASHVSLFWPVWVKHSPEILKTSQNSKQYARLAVEWYRHLFEFRNRISPERYYCIDYRDLVSDPKSTMEKLYAHFGWQISDAYRLLLEDATSTQREFRSSHKCSLEEFGLSEEWIQEQIGDVLDFYALER, encoded by the coding sequence ATGCTTGTGGCAGTGGGCCGTTTATTGGATAGCCTCTTTTTTCGTGGGTTTTATAAACAGAAGGTGGAGGCTCCGGTTTTCATCGTGGCTCCGCCCAGGAGTGGGACCACTCTGACCCAAAATCTCATGAGCCTAGACGATGAGAGATTTGTCCATGTAAAGCTTTACCAGACGATTTTCCCGTCGGTTTCATTCCAGAAAGCGATCCATAAACTCTCCCGGATCGACAAAAAAATGGGGCATCCCCTGGGGAATTTGATGTCTTGGGTGGAACGCAAATGTTTCGGCGGCTGGGATAATTTGCATAAGATGCGTTTGGCGCAACCCGAAGAAGATGATGCATTCTTCCTGTATTGTTTTGTCAGCGAAGCGATTTTCCTCCTGTTCCCTTACGTCGATGAACTTTGGGAGGCCGGGTTTCCCGATCACCTCCCGGAGGACGCGCGGCGCAAAGTGATGCGGTTTTACCGTTCCTGTCTCGAGCGCCATCTTTATGTGAATGGCCCCCGTAAAACCCTTTTATCTAAAGCCACCCAATCGTCCGGTGCTGTCGATAGCTTGAATGTCGAGTTCCCCGACGCAAAATTTATTACGATCGTGCGCCATCCCTATAAGTCCGTCGCCTCGCATGTGAGCCTTTTCTGGCCGGTTTGGGTCAAACACTCCCCTGAAATCCTGAAAACATCTCAAAACTCAAAACAATACGCACGGTTGGCCGTGGAATGGTACAGGCATTTGTTCGAGTTCCGCAACCGGATCAGCCCGGAGAGGTATTATTGTATCGACTACCGTGATCTGGTATCTGACCCGAAATCCACCATGGAAAAACTTTACGCTCATTTTGGTTGGCAGATCAGTGATGCGTACCGTCTCCTCCTTGAGGATGCGACGAGTACACAACGCGAATTCCGGAGTTCCCACAAATGCAGCTTGGAGGAGTTCGGACTCAGTGAAGAATGGATCCAAGAGCAAATCGGGGATGTCCTAGACTTTTACGCCTTGGAAAGATAA
- a CDS encoding bile acid:sodium symporter: protein MTTYMIVRILTTIALTGLLFEIGLRINPREVLDSIRNRNLIIRILLLNFIFIPILALGLMHVFTLGMETSVAILLLAASPFAPVVPIFTKMAKGDLPLAAILTSLFPFISAIATPLVCLVAIRFVPGAGALQFHFALILLVLILTITLPLLTGIFVHHFFPGFTALIHKPVEVLADAAGALSLGFVVWNEWHAIINTGWTQFLAVIILCEISVIAGYWSGPKNHRSRIVTAFGAGNRNIALAMLVALDSFPDSPILSHVVGSGLILILLGLCHTAWWRFSPAFKKA, encoded by the coding sequence ATGACGACTTATATGATCGTGCGGATCCTCACGACCATCGCATTGACTGGACTCCTTTTTGAAATCGGGCTCAGGATCAATCCAAGGGAGGTTTTGGATTCTATCCGCAACCGCAATCTCATCATCCGCATCCTCCTGTTGAATTTTATTTTTATCCCCATCCTAGCCCTCGGCCTCATGCATGTCTTTACCTTAGGTATGGAAACCTCCGTGGCCATCCTGTTACTGGCCGCCTCCCCATTCGCACCCGTTGTACCCATCTTCACTAAAATGGCAAAAGGAGATCTTCCCTTGGCCGCGATATTAACTTCGCTTTTCCCGTTTATTTCAGCCATCGCCACTCCCTTGGTATGTCTAGTCGCCATTCGTTTTGTACCCGGCGCAGGTGCGTTACAATTTCATTTCGCATTGATCCTACTGGTATTAATTCTCACAATCACTCTGCCATTATTAACCGGGATATTTGTCCACCACTTTTTCCCGGGCTTCACAGCTCTCATCCACAAACCTGTGGAAGTGCTCGCAGATGCCGCGGGCGCACTCTCACTGGGATTTGTGGTCTGGAACGAATGGCACGCGATTATTAATACCGGATGGACTCAATTCCTCGCGGTAATTATCTTATGCGAAATCTCCGTCATCGCGGGATATTGGAGTGGCCCCAAAAATCATCGTAGCCGCATTGTAACGGCATTCGGCGCGGGCAACCGTAATATCGCCCTAGCCATGCTCGTTGCCTTGGACAGTTTTCCGGACTCCCCCATCCTTTCGCATGTCGTGGGTAGCGGACTGATTCTGATCCTTTTGGGGCTCTGCCATACTGCTTGGTGGAGATTTAGCCCCGCCTTCAAAAAGGCGTGA